The following DNA comes from Eretmochelys imbricata isolate rEreImb1 chromosome 2, rEreImb1.hap1, whole genome shotgun sequence.
GTTGATCTGAAGGGGCTCCTTTAGGGTTATGAAACAGCATTTAACTCCTATGTTAAAAAGTTACAGTAAAGAGGCATGTGAAGTTTCTGTACACCATATATTTCACAAGATTTTAATATTACACATGCAGGAATAATTTACCAGGCATCTGCTGAAGTAGATTTCAGATTGCTTAATTCTTTAACTGTTTTGGAAGTATATTTCATAACCTTATTTGAGGGACCAAAGGACAGTTCTAATGCCATGGACTTAGTCTGACAGCTAATGCAGGCCCAGTGTGTATCATGCCTGGCTTTAACATTCTAGTTTATATAACTCTGTTGAAATGagtaccaagaaaaaaaaaagagcaacaaaattcaGTGAGAATATGACTATGTAGCTTAAGTTTTTCATTTAGCATTCGTCAGTTACTAAAACAACATCACCACACAAGAATCCATGTAGCTCTATTTTACTACTAATGGTTTACTCTGGAGAACGAATTATAATTACAAATATGCAAGATTTCTGATAAAGACCTTCTAGCTTGATTTTCCTTCGAGGTTGTCTTCTCCTCCCTGCCAAGTCTTCAAAAGTTACAGCTTCCCTTACAGCCAACTTTAGCTACATCTCAGACAGGGCTTTTAAGAAATATTTAAGTATCTTTTGAGAAATCGGTGAATCAATACTATAGCATCAAGTGTTATCTTAAAGTTGCTAAAATGCCAGTGCAAGGCTATAAAAAGTATTAACTGAAAGCAGTAGACAAGACTATTCAGAAGTTGTTCATACAGAAAATGTTATACTGAAAGTCATGTAAAACATTGATTTTACAATTAAATAGTTGGTACAAAAACTATTTCTTCTCCCCTTGCCACTCTCCAACCCTATTGGGTAGTAATCCAAAAGAGTAGTAGATTGTATGTATAAGTGCAAAGTCATATACAAAACTAAGTGACAGAACACCCTTCCCCAAATAAACTGAACAAAAGTGAAGCATAAACAAATGTATAGTTACCCAGAAGTGTGCATGGCAGTTAACCATCATGGTCCTTTCAATAAGCTCATCAGGACACTCTAGGAGATGGTGCCCAGACACCACACCAGCATTGTTAACCAGGACTGAAACCTCTCCAACCTCTTGGCGGACCCTCTCAGCTGTCAAGTAGACATTCTCTCTCTTGCTCACATCACAGGTATATGTATAAACctgcaagttgcagtggggcagcaCCTCTTCTTCACCATCTCCAGCTGCTAAGGAATCCAGAATAGAAAGGTTACATTCTCAATTAGACCTCAACCTTCAGGTAAAAAGTCACAAAGCAGAAAGAGAGTAAACACTCCTCCATTACACTTTAAGAGTTCTATTTACTTTGGCATCATCACAGTAAACAAACACTATATTTACTGTTCCTGCATGAAAAAGGCTCCAGCTGTCTGAATCAAAGGTTATACTGATGAAAATGGTCTGTGCTCTTCCACTCATGAAACTCTCTTCCTAGCAAGGAATACAAGCACACAaaccccactccttcctgggtggtCAGATATGAGTGATTGTGGGTGTGGGATGAAACTCTTGCTTACAGCTGGGTTTGTAGGACAATGAAAAATCCAACCTGGTTTAAGTCACAAACCATGCCCCTGGTCACCATCAGACAGTGTGGTCAGGAAATACACAAGTACTAAAGAATCCCAGAAATACCCCCTCTGGATGTTCAGCTCTAACTACCATTTTTCCTTTCCTGGCAGGAGGACTACCACTGTGAAAATGCAAGTGATTTTCTTGTAAGCATGTCATTTAGCTACCCTTCCTGAAGCAGGTGAAAGATAGTTTTATGGGAAGTTAGGAGGAAGCTGTACAAAAATAATAGCATGGCAATACTAGAGCCCCGCAGAAGCCATCTCCAGAAATGCCCCCTCCCACGAAATACTCCCCACACATTATAAACTGGGTACTTCCCCCTCACcaggggtgctgaaacaattttttatgtgggcactgagagccattgaaccaaactgtaaaccctgtatatgatggaaaccacttcaagccaggggctgtGGCAGCATGCCCAGCacacctagttccagcacctatgcacctCACCTCTCGCTGAGCACCATCAGGTGTAGCACCATCCTTCTGCCCCCCAAAAGACAGGCTGGCAGGAAGGTAGGACCACTGCCTCATGGGAGACTAACCCAGTAAGAGTCCACTATCCCAGAGCCACACTGTCCCCAGATCTCAGGCAGTGGGCTGTTCCTGTAGTCCCTACATTtactggggggaggaaaaaaggaaaagaaggggAGGCGGGGGAGATAAAACATGTATTAGATCTATATCAGGAACACAAAATAGATCAGCATATAGACCCAGTATATCCTGCCTGAGGTAGGCAGCGCAGTTACCTTGCTGGGCAGCGGTAGCCGCCTCCTCGGCGATCTCACGGTAAATGTGGCGCACCATGCCTGCCGTCTCCTCATTGCTCTGAGTATTGATGTCCCACAGCACCAGCAGAGCCCGGCGCCGGGCAAACTCCAGGGCGAAGAGGCGGCCCAGGCCGCTGCCTGCCCCAGTGATGAGGCACACCTGCCCCGCCACACTCTTCTCCTTGGGCCTCACCAGCCACTTGGCCGCAGCCAGCACGAAAGCCCAGAGCACTTTGAAAGTGACTACGAAGAACTCCAGCAGGATGTTCATGCTTGCAGCGCTGTCCCCCAAGGGCTCAGCTACAGTCCCCGCTGCCTACCGGGGGAAGGGGCGTCTCCGGTGCCCTGGTACAGGGGAACCTGCCTGCTCTGTGCGCCAAAGGGTCCCGAGCCGCTCTCCAGAGAGCGGAGAAAAGCCGTGCGGAGCGCAATGAACTTAAGGGACACCGGCAACCGTGGCACAGTCCGCTCAGCCTATCGAGCAAGGGGCCGTGCAAAGCTTCCCCTcagcagccagaggaaagcagcagcGTAGGCACCCACTACCCCCAACACTAAGCACTGCCCAGGCACCACACTGCCTGCAGGCACCTGGGGCTGCTACTGCCTGGGAACCGCGGAGCTCGCCGCCTCCTCTGGCTGCTCGGGAGCCGCCGTGCCCGCAGCGCTGGCTACagggctgagggcagggagacTTTAAAGAGGAACAAGCGCCCTCTGCGCTACCCGATTTCCTTCCCCGAGGGCGGCAGCTCCTCGCCGAACGCCGGCCAGCAAGTTCAGCCACCCAATCGAGCCGCCCTAAGTTTGCCGACACAGCCGGGGCTGGCTCCCTCCTCGCTGCCGCTCGCACTGCCTGAGGAGAAGCTATCACTAGCGCAGGGTGAGGGGCCACCTCCACCGCACAGCCAGGGAACGAGGCGCCGGGTTTCCCTCTCCAGCGCCCCTGCCTAGCTCCCTCCTCCGGCGCTCTGCACCCCGCCACTGGTTGGAAGGGAGCATCTCCACGCTCCGCGCGCTATATACCCACGGCTGGGAAAcgggtcccctcccccaccccatccccaggccctcccccagcccagccccctctgcaTTCCCAGATCTTCCCCCAGCCCATTTCCGCCTCCACAGCACCCGCCAGCacggccccaccccttcctcgcCGCCAGGCCCCACCAGGTCCCCTGGTGCCCCGCCAGCCCCTCTCCGTGcgctccccaccccatctcctcccACACCGGGCCCAGCCACCGCCGTCACGGGGAGTCGGTGGGATCCGCCCATGCACGCCAGGCCCCGCCCCGGCGGGCCCAGACCCAGCAACCGCTCCGCCGTGGTCCCACCACCTCCCCGCGGCCAGCCCAGAGCCGCTCTCCGCCGCTGCCTGAGGCACAGGCGGCGCCTCGCTCGGCGATAAGCGCCCAAGCCCCAGCCACTCACacctctccccccggcccccgccgCTCAGCGGGACTTCCGGTCCCGCTTGCTGCCAGGCGACACAAGACACATCTCTCCACGGCGGGGACCTCGCGGTTGGGTTAGAAACTGTCCTCCAAATCTTCCAGCTAGAGGAGGGAACGGGAAGGGACTACATGTCCCAGAATGCAAAGCGGCTCCCTTAGTCTACAGGTCCCAGAGTGTAGTGCGCCATCTTGAGTCCGGCGACTTACAGCCTTTCAACACGTCCCGGAGCCGTGGCCAAAGTGGAACTTGGTATGATGGGACTTGTAGTCACCACCGGCCACTTTGCTTCTCGGGCGAGCCCACTGTTTGAGGGTGATGTGTAAGCTGACGTACGAACCAGTTTGTAGTGTGCGACAGAGAAAAAAGTTCAGCTTATTATTGATAGTCAAATTCTTGCTCTGGGACAATAGTTATTCTAATATAACA
Coding sequences within:
- the RDH10 gene encoding retinol dehydrogenase 10 isoform X2; its protein translation is MNILLEFFVVTFKVLWAFVLAAAKWLVRPKEKSVAGQVCLITGAGSGLGRLFALEFARRRALLVLWDINTQSNEETAGMVRHIYREIAEEAATAAQQAGDGEEEVLPHCNLQVYTYTCDVSKRENVYLTAERVRQEVGEVSVLVNNAGVVSGHHLLECPDELIERTMMVNCHAHFWTTKAFLPKMLEMNHGHIVTVASSLGLFSTAGVEDYCASKFGAVGFHESLSHELKAADKDGIKTTLVCPYLVDTGMFRGCRIRKEIEPFLPPLKPDYCVKQAMRAILTDQPMICTPRLMYMVTFMKSILPFEAVVCMYRFLGADKCMYPFIAQRKQATNNNEAKNGI
- the RDH10 gene encoding retinol dehydrogenase 10 isoform X1; amino-acid sequence: MNILLEFFVVTFKVLWAFVLAAAKWLVRPKEKSVAGQVCLITGAGSGLGRLFALEFARRRALLVLWDINTQSNEETAGMVRHIYREIAEEAATAAQQAAGDGEEEVLPHCNLQVYTYTCDVSKRENVYLTAERVRQEVGEVSVLVNNAGVVSGHHLLECPDELIERTMMVNCHAHFWTTKAFLPKMLEMNHGHIVTVASSLGLFSTAGVEDYCASKFGAVGFHESLSHELKAADKDGIKTTLVCPYLVDTGMFRGCRIRKEIEPFLPPLKPDYCVKQAMRAILTDQPMICTPRLMYMVTFMKSILPFEAVVCMYRFLGADKCMYPFIAQRKQATNNNEAKNGI